CGGCAGCACCGCCGTGCCCGGGCTCGTTGCAAAACCGGTGATCGACATACTCGTTCAGGTGCGCTCGCTCACCGAAACCAGAGAAAAAATTGCGCCGGTGCTTGAAAAGCAGGGGTACGACTATTTCTGGCGCCCGACGTCCGGCGACGATACTCCACCGTTCTACGCATGGTTCATCAAACGCGATGCAAATGGTATTCGCACGCACCACATTCACATGGTTGAAGCGCACTTCGAACATTGGAAACGGCTGCTTTTCCGCGATTATCTCTTGGCTCATCCTGCCGTTGCACGGGAATACGGCGAATTGAAGCTGAAGTTCGCCGCTGAATTCCCCGGCGACCGCGTAAAATATACCGCCGCAAAAACCGAATTTATTCTG
The nucleotide sequence above comes from Kiritimatiellales bacterium. Encoded proteins:
- a CDS encoding GrpB family protein, coding for METLEEKITRALKDKIEIVPYDACWPEFFEAEKNHLQKTLPPEMIQRIEHFGSTAVPGLVAKPVIDILVQVRSLTETREKIAPVLEKQGYDYFWRPTSGDDTPPFYAWFIKRDANGIRTHHIHMVEAHFEHWKRLLFRDYLLAHPAVAREYGELKLKFAAEFPGDRVKYTAAKTEFILRVTAAAEKYFSDRKFS